Below is a genomic region from Spirosoma radiotolerans.
CAAAATCAATGGGCAGCCTACGGTTGAAGTCTGGGGAACAGGCTCGCCTAAGCGCGAATTTCTTCATGCCGACGACCTGGCTGCGGCCTGTTTCTTCCTGATGGAGAATTACGACGATGCGCTGTTTGTCAATATCGGCACGGGCGAAGACGTTACGATTCGCGAAGTAGCCGAATTGATTAAAGAGACGGTTGGCTTTACGGGCGAACTACGCTGGAATACAGATAAACCCGATGGCACTCCCCGCAAACTGATGGATGTTTCAAGGCTGCATAATATGGGCTGGAAACATACCACTGAACTGAAAGAAGGCCTTCAGCGTACCTATCAGGATTTCCTGGCGAACGAGGTGGTCTATATTGAATAATTGATGTAATGTAGAGACGCAAGTATGCGTCTCTACTACAGTTTTTTTGCGGGGTTGCCAAATACGGTTGTGCCAGCGTCTACATTCTCGATCACAACCGAGCCCGCTCCTATGCGGGCGTTTTTTCCGATAGTGATACCCGCAACAATCGTTGCGCCGGTACCAATGAAGGCGCCCTCCTCAATGATTGCGTTACTATTGATGATACATCCCGTTCCAATGTGAACGAAATCACCCACTTTGGCCTTGGCATCAATAATTACCCCAGCCTGAATAATACAATGCTGTCCCAACTCGGCAAATGGGTTCACTACCACACGGGCCGCAATCAGGTTGCCGTGCCCAATAACGGCCAGGGCTGATACCGTTGCGGTATCGTGAATTGCGTTCACCGGCTGCACCTTGCGCCGTTCATTAAGCATCTTAACGAGCCGCTTGCGCACGCGACTGTCGGCTATAGCCACGAAGGCCTCACACTTTTGACCGATCAGCTTCAGGTAGCCATCGTCATCTGTCTCTCCCAGCACCGACACATCGCTGAACTCCTTCCCGTGCAAGTCTTTATTATCATCCAGCAGACCATATACAACGACATTGTTGCGCTGAAAAAGGTCCAGAGCTGTTAGCCCAAGGCTGCCTGCCCCTAAAATAAGCACCGGATTCTCCATCTATCTCGAATTTGTTAAGTCAATATTAATTACTTGTCTTATACCTGTTTAATCTTGGCAATTTGGTAACAATGCGTTAAATCCTATTTAACGTCTGGCGGTTAGTTTCGTTCATGAAATTAAGTACCCAGTTTCGCACGATTGTTTTGTCAGATATTCATCTGGGCACAACCGGGTCCAAGGCTAAAGAAGCCACTGAGTTTCTACGAAACTATTCGTGCCAGAAACTTATCCTCAACGGCGACATCATTGACGGGTGGCAGTTGAAGCAATATGGAACCTGGAAAAAGAAACATACCGCTTTTTTTAAAACGGTTTTAAAACAAATCGTTCATTACGATACCAAAGTTATCTATCTGCGGGGTAATCACGACGATTTCCTGGATCAGATCATGCCCCTCAAAGTGGGCAAAAATTTTTCGATACAGAAAGATTATATCCTGACTTCGGGATCAAAGAAGTTTTACGTCACTCATGGCGATGTATTCGATTCCATTACCTCGCACATGAAGTGGCTGGCCTATCTAGGCGATCTAGGCTACACGTTTCTGCTGTGGGTCAATAAGTTTTATAACCAGTACCGCACCTGGCGCGGATTGCCGTATTACTCGCTTTCTCAACTGGTAAAGTCCCGTATTAAGCAGGCCGTTAGCTACATCTCCGACTACGAGCAGAAATTAACCGAGCTGGCCCGTGCCCGTAACTGCAACGGTGTTATTTGTGGCCATATTCATCAGGCTGCCATCCACGAATACGAAGGCATCATCTACATGAATTCCGGCGATTGGGTCGAATCACTCAGTGCGCTGGTTGAAGACCATGACGGCGACTGGAGTTTGCTATACTACACATCTGACTCCGACGATGAAGAAGAAAAAAAGCCCGTTAATAACTCGTCCAATCAAGCCGTGAGTGCTGGTTCACCGATTCAAACAACCTAATTCCTTCCTATCATGCGTGTTTTATTCTTAATACAGGGAGAAGGCCGAGGTCATTTAACACAGGCGTTATCGCTGGCGCAGATTCTTCAGATGGCGGGCCACGATGTAATTGGTGCCATTGTAGGCATAACGGCTCAGCGAACGGTGCCAACCTTTTTTAGTGAACAGTTCAGCGCACCAATTTCACCCGTCTTTAGTCCAGGCTTGGTTTATAATGCCGGCACAAATGCGCTGGAACCGTTCAAGACGACCGTACAGGCCATTCAGAGCATGCGTCCATTCTGGCGCAGTTTAAAGCAGGTACGAGACCATATCGACACACAACGACCTGATGTAGTCGTTAATTTCTACGAAATGCTGGGCGGCATGACGTACGCCCTTCTGCGGCCGTCGGTCCCAATGATTTGCATCGCTCACCAGTACATGGCTTTTCATCCCGATTTCCAGCGTCCTAAAGGGCAATGGTTCTATCGGCAGGCCTTTAAGTTCAATACGCTGCTAACGTGTTTTGGCGCACAGGAATTACTTGCTTTATCGTTCGATAAGCAGGCCAACGAGCCCCAAAAACGGCTTCGTGTGGTGCCTCCTTTACTGCGTCGGGAAGTAACCGAACTAAAGCCTAAAACGGCTGGCACGGATGCTTCCAAAGAGTTTTTGTTGGCTTATGTCACACAGCCCGGCTTGAAGGTCGAATTGGAGAAAGCGCACCAGCAACGACCCGATGTTCGGATGGATGCGTTCCATTCGGATGCAAGCGGCCCCGATCAGTTGATCGATGATACACTGACTTACCACGCCATAGATGGAAAACGGTTTCTGGAGTTTATGGCCCGCTGCAAGGCAATTGTGACCACGGCTGGCTTTGAATCGGTTTGCGAAGCACTGTATCTGGGGAAACCGGCACTGATGATTCCGCAACCAAATCACTATGAACAAGCCTGCAACGCTATCGACAGCCAGCGGGCTGGTGTTGGCATCGCATCAGACCGGTTTGATCTGAATCAGCTTCTAGACTATATTCCTCGATATGACCCACAGGTAAGCGAGCGGTTCCGGGCCTGGCATGCACAGGGCTATTTCTTATTTCTGGCAGCGCTGAACCGGGCCGTTACGCCAACCAGCAAGCCGTCGTCGGGTGGTTTTCTATCAACACGCGTTCGGCATTTGCTTCGGTCATAGCCGATATAAAAACTGTAATGGATCAGGATACCGAAATTGGTAGTTCGTTGCCTGCATTAGTTTTTCCCCTGAAATAATTTTGTAGGGAGCCGGTTGGTCAGGTATCACAATGGCAGGTAGCTGATACCCAAAATCAGCGCAGCTTTTTCGGTAAATGGCTTCGCGAGTGGGGTGTTCCGGCGCAACGGCGTTGTAGGTTCCTGCCAGCTTTAAGCTTATTACAGCGGATATAAGCCCCTCCGCATCATCCTGATGGAGATAATTGACAGGTACGGCGCCACTGTCAACGGTTCGCCCGGCTACGTACTTTCCCGGAATACGGTCGTATCCCATCAAACCAGCACAGCGCAACACAGTTGTCAGGCAGTTTGGCGTAAGTTGCTGAATATTTTGCTCGGC
It encodes:
- a CDS encoding acetyltransferase, which produces MENPVLILGAGSLGLTALDLFQRNNVVVYGLLDDNKDLHGKEFSDVSVLGETDDDGYLKLIGQKCEAFVAIADSRVRKRLVKMLNERRKVQPVNAIHDTATVSALAVIGHGNLIAARVVVNPFAELGQHCIIQAGVIIDAKAKVGDFVHIGTGCIINSNAIIEEGAFIGTGATIVAGITIGKNARIGAGSVVIENVDAGTTVFGNPAKKL
- a CDS encoding UDP-2,3-diacylglucosamine diphosphatase, whose product is MKLSTQFRTIVLSDIHLGTTGSKAKEATEFLRNYSCQKLILNGDIIDGWQLKQYGTWKKKHTAFFKTVLKQIVHYDTKVIYLRGNHDDFLDQIMPLKVGKNFSIQKDYILTSGSKKFYVTHGDVFDSITSHMKWLAYLGDLGYTFLLWVNKFYNQYRTWRGLPYYSLSQLVKSRIKQAVSYISDYEQKLTELARARNCNGVICGHIHQAAIHEYEGIIYMNSGDWVESLSALVEDHDGDWSLLYYTSDSDDEEEKKPVNNSSNQAVSAGSPIQTT
- a CDS encoding glycosyltransferase family protein, with the protein product MRVLFLIQGEGRGHLTQALSLAQILQMAGHDVIGAIVGITAQRTVPTFFSEQFSAPISPVFSPGLVYNAGTNALEPFKTTVQAIQSMRPFWRSLKQVRDHIDTQRPDVVVNFYEMLGGMTYALLRPSVPMICIAHQYMAFHPDFQRPKGQWFYRQAFKFNTLLTCFGAQELLALSFDKQANEPQKRLRVVPPLLRREVTELKPKTAGTDASKEFLLAYVTQPGLKVELEKAHQQRPDVRMDAFHSDASGPDQLIDDTLTYHAIDGKRFLEFMARCKAIVTTAGFESVCEALYLGKPALMIPQPNHYEQACNAIDSQRAGVGIASDRFDLNQLLDYIPRYDPQVSERFRAWHAQGYFLFLAALNRAVTPTSKPSSGGFLSTRVRHLLRS